The Bacteroidota bacterium region ATTTATTCCGGCCATAAGCACATACCCCTGGCAATGGTTTCCGAAGATGCTGCTCAAAACACGGTCACCTTTGTGGCTCCCAGCAAGACATTTAATATTGCAGGACTTACAACCTCAGAGGTGATTATTCCCAATCAGAAACTTTTTGATAAATTCAGGATTATTCAGGAAAATATTCATTTGGGGGAGAGTAATATTTTTGGCATAACAGCTCTTGAGGCTGCTTACCAGCATGGGGAAGAATGGTTGGAACAATTGTTGCATTACCTGGAAGGCAATCTTGATTTTATCGATGATTTCTTAAAGAAAAGACTGCCCCAAATAAAACTGATACGGCCAGAATCTACTTTTCTTGCCTGGCTCAATTGCGAAGATTTAGGCTTGAATGATAATGAACTCAAAAAATTCATGATAGAAAAAGCAAAAGTTGCATTGAATCCCGGTCCTGATTTCGGCCCGGGGGGTGAAGGATTTATGCGCCTGAATTTTGGCTGTCCCCGGAAAACATTAAACCAGGGGCTCGAGCAGATTGCTGCTGCTGTGGATAAACTGTAAACCTGTTGGCAGTGCTTTCTGAACATTCAGGTTAATTGTTAAAATGGTCAATGAGTTAAAGCAGAAACAATAAATATTGGTCTCAGTTATGAAACAAACAGGTTTGTGAATAAGTACAAAGAGGAATAGCAAACATATAGTTTCATAAGTCCTTGAAAAATTAAATTTATATCCGTATGAAATTCAGATTTACCATAGGGACAAAAATAAGTCTTGGATTTGGCATATTAATTCTGGCGGTGATTGTCAATATGCTGCTTAACAGCAAAATATTGAATAAGAGCATTCAGGTCAACCAGAATATAGAGAATGTTTATGAGCCCTCGGAAGACAACCTGAGGAAAATACGCGAACACCTCAGAGAATCAGAGATGTTAATCAAAAGTTGGGTATTTATTGAAAAAAGTGATACTACTCCCGACAAACTTAGACTTGTCCGTTTGCAAGAGACAATTTTTCCCAGATTAAATGAGAATATTCAGAATTTGAAAGATCAATGGAAACCGGAAGAAAGAGAAGCGTACAATAAGATTTACCGGGCAATTCAAGATACGTTGATTGTCAGACAACAATATATAATGAATCTTCTGAATAGCACGGCTAAGTACAATGATCATTCCATAATGATGCAAGTTGCACCTATGGTGTCGGAGAAAGGGGAAATAGTAAGTCTTACGGAAAGGATACAAAATCAACTTTCGCATCTGATTACAAATCAGCAAGATACGGTAAAAAACGGGAAGGCTGAGCTATTTCACCTGTTTGGCAATTTCCAGCGTTTTCTTCTGATTACCGGAATTCTCCTGGTGATTATTTCACTGGTCATATCATTTTTTATGGTTCGTTCTATTGTCAGGTCCCTGAAACGGATTAAAAGTACTTTACAGACCATGTCAAGGGGAATATTGCCGGATACAGAGCTGGAAGAACGTTCTGATGAGATTGGTGAGATGTCTGTTGCCTTGAATTCTTTGATACAGGGCCTGAAAAATTTTGCTGATTTTTCTGAAAAAATTGGCAAGGGAAACTTCGAAAGCAAATTTCAACCTTTGAGTGATGAAGATGTACTTGGTAATTCACTCATCAATCTGCGTGAGGATTTGAAAAATGCCTCATTGGAAGAACAAAAAAGGAAAAAGGAAGATGCTCAGAGAAACTGGACAAACCAGGGTATGGCCAAGTTTAGTGAGATACTCAGGAACAACAACCACAATATGGAGGAGCTGTCTTATCATATCATCAGTAATCTGGTGCAGTACCTGGGTGCCAATCAGGGCGGCTTGTTCATTATCAATGACAATAAAGAAAATCCTTCTATTGATTTATCTGCCTGTTATGCTTATGACAGACGGAAATATTTGCAGAAACACATTGAACCCGGCGAAGGGCTGGTGGGCCGCTGCGTGAGGGAAGGGGAAACCATTTTTATGACCGATATTCCCGATCGTTATATCAGGATTACCTCTGGCCTTGGAGAAGCCAATCCCAAGTGTTTGCTGATTGTTCCTTTAAAATTGAACGAAGAGATTTTTGGCGTCATCGAAATTGCTTCGTTTGAGGTAATTGAACCTTATCAGGTTGCTTTCGTTGAAAAGATAGGAGAAAGCATTGCTTCGACAATTTCTACCGTAAAAATCAACATCAGGACTGCCGAACTCTTAGAGCAATCACAGCAACAGGCCGAAGAGATGTCATCGCAGGAAGAAGAAATGAGGCAGAATATGGAAGAGCTGAGGGCAACTCAGGAACAATCGTCCCGCAGGGAGCAGGAGCTTCTGAAAACCATTGAAGGACTTAAAGGCAAGCTTGGTAATAATTAGCTGGGAAACAAACTTCTTTGTGGCTCAGTGCCATTGCTGTTCAAATAGTTCAAAATGGTTCAAGGTTTATTAGACCTTTGTGGTGAGGTAAAAATTCAAACCCGGAGGCAATATAAATACGGAGAAATAATAAAATATTTCTCCGTGAATTCCGTGCCTTAATAGTAAATAATCACATCTATACTTTCAAAAATGGGGAAACCTGAATTAATTAAATTTTAATTCATTAAAAATCAATAATTTGAAAATAGTTAATGCCATAATGGCATAGGACGGTCTGTAAATAGAGACAATTTGTCGCAAAATGATTTGTTTTTGGTATTGGTACGTAGTTTGATTATCTAAGAATAGAAATTATGATAGTTAAACTAAAATATGGAGGATTTAATCATGTTACCAACATTAAACAGCAGTTCTTATTTACCAAGTTTCGTGGATGATTTCTTTGGTAAAGATTTACTTTCAAACTTTTTTAACTATAAATCCGGATTTAGTACCCCGGCAGTGAATATCGTTGAAAGTAAAAATGATTTTAAGATTGAAGTAGCGGTTCCCGGAGTGAACAAAAAAGATCTGAAGATTGATATTCACAATAACCTGCTTACCATTTTTTCAGAAAAAGAAGAAAAGAAAGAAGAAAAAGGGGAGAAGTTTATGAGAAGGGAATTTAGTTACAGTTCATTTAAACGTTCATTCAGTTTGCCTGATACAGTTGATGCTGATAAAATTAAGGCTTCTTACGACGATGGTGTGTTAGCTATTCAAATCCCGAAAAAGGAAGAGGCTAAGGAGAAACCATCACATCAGATTGAAATATCATAACAGAAAGCAAAAAGCCGGGACCTTAGGCCCCGGCTTTTTTTGTATGTATCCTTTGATTTTTGACATACAAAATATTGTTGCAAAAATTATTTCAGAGTGAGGACCACAATTGATTTTGCAGGTAATTTTACCACAACCTGGTGATGGGCTATTTTAGCACCTTTAAAATCTGCAGGCTGGATGGTTTGTGGTTTGTCAAATGTATTGTGGGCATTAAGCTCTTGAGCAGTCAGGATCCTGCCGCTAATTTCAGAAAAATCAGTTCCATTAATTTTGCAATTCACCGTAAGGTCGCGATGAGGATCGGCATTGGTCAGGCTGATGTGAATAACCCCTTCTTTGTCTTTTGAGGCGGAAGCCGTAATTGCAGGAATTTTCTGCCCGTTAAGTTCATAATTTTCGGTTTGCAGGGTAAGGGGCAGAAGAGTGGCGTCCTGATGCACCTTGTATAAGTCAAAAACATGATAGGTAGGGGTCAGGCACATCTTCGGCCCGTCTGTAAGAATCATGGATTGCAGGACGTTGATTACCTGGGCGATATTGGCCATTTTGACCCTGTCGCAATGGCTGTTCAGGATGTTTAAAGTGATACCGGCAACCAGCGCGTCACGCAGGGTATTTTGCTGAAACAGGAATCCGGGGTTTGTCCCGGGCTCTACGTCAAACCAGGTTCCCCATTCATCGACAATCAATCCTACTCTTTTGGCCGGATCGTATTTGTCCATAATGGCCGAATGTTTGGTTATCAACTCATCAATTACCAGACAGCGTTTGATAATGTCAAAATATTCATCCTCATTGAACTTAGTTGCCGAACCTTTTGAACCGCTCCAGCCTTTAACTGTATAATAGTGCAAGGACAAGCCATTCATGCGGGTACCTACATTTTTCATCATTACTTCTGTCCAGTTGTAATCGTCTGAACTTGGTCCTGAGGCAATTTTAAACAATGAGTTCCCGTTGTAATTCCTGCAGTAGGTTGCATAACGCCTGAACTGGTCGGCATAAAACTCGGGGCGCATATTTCCGCCGCAACCCCAGCTTTCGTTACCTACTCCCCAGAATTTAACATTCCAGGGTTGCTCACGTCCGTTGGCCTTTCTTAAATCAGACATTGGGTTTTGCCCGTCCGAATTCAGGTATTCTACCCATTCAGCCATTTCCTGTACGGTTCCGCTGCCTACATTCCCGGTGATATAGGGTTCTGTACCCAGTTGCTGGCAAAGATCGAGGAATTCATGAGTTCCAAAGCTATTGTCTTCGGTGACACCGCCCCAATTTGTGTTAACCATCGTAGGCCTTTTGTCACGCGGGCCAATGCCATCCTTCCAGTGATATTCGTCGGCAAAGCAACCGCCTGGCCAGCGCAGGTTAGGAATCTGAATATGCTTTAAAGCTTCTACTACGTCTTTTCTGATGCCTCTGACATTAGGAATAGGTGAATTTTCACCTACCCAAAAACCTCCATATATGCAATGTCCCAAATGCTCGGAAAATTGTCCGTAAATATGCCGGCTGATAATATTTTTGCCTGAGTCGGCATTAATCACCAGCGTGTTTTCTGTCCTGGTATTTTGTCCGAATGTCAACAAACAACAAAAAAATACGATTACCAGGTTAATCATTAAAAATTTCTTCTTCATTTTGTTTTGATTGTGAGTGTTTTTATTTGCTTATATTTTTTGATTTTGAAAAGTAGGGCTGAAAAAATCTGGAGACTTTTAACATGTAGCTTTTAGATATTTCAATCGCTGGCCATACTTTCCCTTTGGCAGGTAAAGATAAAA contains the following coding sequences:
- a CDS encoding GAF domain-containing protein, which gives rise to MKFRFTIGTKISLGFGILILAVIVNMLLNSKILNKSIQVNQNIENVYEPSEDNLRKIREHLRESEMLIKSWVFIEKSDTTPDKLRLVRLQETIFPRLNENIQNLKDQWKPEEREAYNKIYRAIQDTLIVRQQYIMNLLNSTAKYNDHSIMMQVAPMVSEKGEIVSLTERIQNQLSHLITNQQDTVKNGKAELFHLFGNFQRFLLITGILLVIISLVISFFMVRSIVRSLKRIKSTLQTMSRGILPDTELEERSDEIGEMSVALNSLIQGLKNFADFSEKIGKGNFESKFQPLSDEDVLGNSLINLREDLKNASLEEQKRKKEDAQRNWTNQGMAKFSEILRNNNHNMEELSYHIISNLVQYLGANQGGLFIINDNKENPSIDLSACYAYDRRKYLQKHIEPGEGLVGRCVREGETIFMTDIPDRYIRITSGLGEANPKCLLIVPLKLNEEIFGVIEIASFEVIEPYQVAFVEKIGESIASTISTVKINIRTAELLEQSQQQAEEMSSQEEEMRQNMEELRATQEQSSRREQELLKTIEGLKGKLGNN
- a CDS encoding alpha-N-arabinofuranosidase, with the protein product MKKKFLMINLVIVFFCCLLTFGQNTRTENTLVINADSGKNIISRHIYGQFSEHLGHCIYGGFWVGENSPIPNVRGIRKDVVEALKHIQIPNLRWPGGCFADEYHWKDGIGPRDKRPTMVNTNWGGVTEDNSFGTHEFLDLCQQLGTEPYITGNVGSGTVQEMAEWVEYLNSDGQNPMSDLRKANGREQPWNVKFWGVGNESWGCGGNMRPEFYADQFRRYATYCRNYNGNSLFKIASGPSSDDYNWTEVMMKNVGTRMNGLSLHYYTVKGWSGSKGSATKFNEDEYFDIIKRCLVIDELITKHSAIMDKYDPAKRVGLIVDEWGTWFDVEPGTNPGFLFQQNTLRDALVAGITLNILNSHCDRVKMANIAQVINVLQSMILTDGPKMCLTPTYHVFDLYKVHQDATLLPLTLQTENYELNGQKIPAITASASKDKEGVIHISLTNADPHRDLTVNCKINGTDFSEISGRILTAQELNAHNTFDKPQTIQPADFKGAKIAHHQVVVKLPAKSIVVLTLK
- a CDS encoding Hsp20/alpha crystallin family protein, whose translation is MLPTLNSSSYLPSFVDDFFGKDLLSNFFNYKSGFSTPAVNIVESKNDFKIEVAVPGVNKKDLKIDIHNNLLTIFSEKEEKKEEKGEKFMRREFSYSSFKRSFSLPDTVDADKIKASYDDGVLAIQIPKKEEAKEKPSHQIEIS
- a CDS encoding cystathionine beta-lyase; its protein translation is IYSGHKHIPLAMVSEDAAQNTVTFVAPSKTFNIAGLTTSEVIIPNQKLFDKFRIIQENIHLGESNIFGITALEAAYQHGEEWLEQLLHYLEGNLDFIDDFLKKRLPQIKLIRPESTFLAWLNCEDLGLNDNELKKFMIEKAKVALNPGPDFGPGGEGFMRLNFGCPRKTLNQGLEQIAAAVDKL